A segment of the Mycobacterium intracellulare ATCC 13950 genome:
CCAGCCGCCGACCGGCGACGACGAATTCCATCGGTACCTCTATCCCGCCTACTCCCACAACTTCTACCTGTGGTGGCTGGCCAAGGCCGGCGCGGTGGGCATGGCCGCGTTCGTGCTGTTCGCGCTCACGCCGGTGATCCTCGCGCTGCGGTGCGCCCCGGCGCCCGCGAAAATCAGTGCGGCCGTCGCCGCGGGCCTGTTGGCGATATCCGCCGTGTGGCCGTTGCCGGAGATGCCGATGGACGCCTTGGGCTTGGGCATGGCGCTGGGGGCGGCGATGGGCTACGCCGGCTTGCGGCGCCGGGACGCGGAGGGCAGCCGGACCGACGACAATCCGGCGCCGGCCGCCACGCCCGACCCGCCCCTCGATGCCACGGTTGGCGCGGTCACTTTCCCGTAGACGAGCCAGGCCGACATGATCTCAGTGACACACGTGGGGCCCGACATGTACAGCATCGGCGGGACGCAGTCCGTGATCCGGGTCTTGCGCGACAACAAGATCGGCGCCGACGACATCCGGGTCCTGTCGACCTGGAACGGGGACCGCCATCTGAGGAACCTGTTTCTCACCGCACGCGCGGGGATGTCACTGGCCTGGTCCCCTCGAGGCACCATCGTGCACTTCCATATCTCCAACGGCGGGGCCTGGCTGCGCGAAGGACCGTTGATCCGCTTGGCCAGGGCCAAGGGTTTCCGGGTGATCGCCACCCTCCATGGCCCCGACTTTCCCGAGTTCGCCAGGTCGCGCCCCCGCTTCGTGGGCGCGACGTTGAAGCGGGCGGACCATGTGATCCTGTTGTCGGAGGAAGCGCGCGCCGCGGTCGCCGAGGTGGCGCCGACGGTGCGGACCGCCATGGTGCCGAACCCGATCGTGGTCGACCGTGGTGCGCCCGGTGCGGCCTCCACGCCACCCGTGGCGCTGTTCGCGGGCACCGTTGGGCTTCGCAAAGGTGTCGACAGACTTGTGGCGGCCTGGCGGCTTCTTCTCGCCGAGGGCATCGAAGGCCGTTGTCGGATAATCGGTCCCATCGACGACTATGCCCCGCCGGAGACGGAGCGGCTGACCGTCGAGGGTCCGATGCATCCCGACGCGGTCCGTGGGCTGCTCCGCTCGGTCCGGGTGGTGGTGCTCCCGTCGTCTGCGGAGGGCATGCCGATGATCCTGACCGAAGCCCTGGCCGGCGCGCGCCCGTTCGTGGCGACGCCCGTCGGTGGGACGACGGAGATCGCCCCCGACCCGGGCATGCTGGTCCCGGTCGGCGATGTGCCCGCGTTGGCCAACGCGATCGGCCGGTACCTGCGCGACCCCGAGCTGGCCGAGCGTGACGGGCTGCGGGGTCAAGCGCACGTCGCGGCGACACGGAGCCCCGACGTCATCGACGCCGAACTCCGCCGCATCTACCTGGGCTGCGACATTGCGACGGGTTGAACTTCAGGGACCGCAATTGGCGGTCAGCGCAATCGGTTTCGGATGCGGCGCACTGATGCAGTCGCCGTCGAAGAAGGAACGGATGGCCGTGCTCGCCGGCGCCGTGGACAGCGGCATCACCCACTTCGACACCGCGCGGATGTACGGGCTGGGAATGGCCGAGGCTGAGCTCGGGGCCTTTTTGCGCACGGTCGACCGCGACAGCGTGACCATCGCCACCAAGTTCGGCATCGATGTCGGCGGCGCGGCGCGGCGGCTCGGCCGATTCCAGGCCCCGGCCCGGGCGCTGCTGAAAAAGGCTCCCGCGCTGCGCCGTATCGTCAAGCGGCAGCAGGCGCCGTCGGCGGGCGGCCGGGTGTACGACGCGGCCGTTGCGACACGCAGCCTCGACGAGAGCCTGGCGGCGCTCGGCGTCGACCATGTCGACATCCTCTTCGTCCACGCGCCGAGGTCTCAGGACACCGTTGCGAGCGACGAACTGCGCGAATTCTTTGAGCGGGCGCGCCAACAGGGAAAGATTCGCGCCTGGGGCGTCTCGCAGGACGAGGGGCTCGAGCTGGACTTCGTCCGCGCATTCGGGCCGCGGGCAGTCAGCCAACTCCGCAGCGACTTGCTCGAGCCTTCGCCGAGACCGGCCGATATCGCATTCGGCGTACTCGAGCGGCCGCACCGCAAGCTCTCGGGCGCCTTGGTTGCCGACCCCGGAATGGCAAGCCGCTGGCGCGAAGCCCTGCAGGCCGACCCGCTGGCCCCCGGCGCGCTGGCTCGGCTGATCCTCGCCTCGTCGGTCACCGCAACGGGCTGCCGCGCAATCCTTTACAGCACCACCAGGCCGCAGCGGGTCACCGAAGCCGCCGACGCGGTCTCGTCGCCACCGGACGCCGAGACCGTGGCGCGGTTTCTCGCTCTCGTCAAGGAGTTCCGACAGGGTGCGGCCGCGTGATTCGCGACATGGCGGACTTCGCCCACGGCATGACGATCGAAACGGATGTGGTGGTCGTCGGGGCCGGCCCGATCGGCATCGCGACCGCGCTGGAACTCGCCGGGTCGGGCGTGCAGGTGGTCCTCGTCGAAAGCGGCCTCGAACGCAACGACCGTGCGGCCCAAGCGCTGTCGAGGTTCGATTCCCGGCACGACGACTACTTCCATTCGCGTAGCGAGCTGACGGTCCGCCGGCAGGTCGGTGGAACCTCGGCGCTCTGGGGGGGACGCTGCCTCGAGTTCGACCCCATCGATTTCGAGGACCGGCCCATTACGGCGCAGGCGCCGTGGCCCATCGGATACGACGACGTCGAGCCCTACCTTCAGCGGGCCTGCGACTGGGCGGTATGCGGTCGGGCGGCGTTCAATGCGCGCGAGATCCCCGAGATCGCGGAGCGCGACTTGGTCGCGGGCCTCCCCGACGGCGACGTGCGGACGACCGAGCTCGAGCGCTGGGCGCTACCAACCCGTTTCGGGCGCCGTTACCGGGCGGCGTTGCGAGACGCTCCCCATCTCACGCTGTGGACCGGCCTCACCTGCACCGAGATCGTGACGACGGCGGCCGGCGACGCCGTCGACCACCTGGTGGTCAAGTCCTTGAACGGCGGTGCGGGGCGAGTGGTTGCGACGGACTACGTCATCGCGACCGGGGGTTTGGAGGCCACCCGCCTGCTGCTGGCGTCGGATCGCCATCACCCCGGGGGGCTGGGGAACGCGGGCGGGCACCTGGGGCGCTGGTACATGGCGCACGTCGAGGCCCGGGTCGCGCGCGTGCAATTCACCACGGATGAGGTCATCCACGGATACGAGCGGGACGGGGAGGGGGTGTATGTTCGCCGGCGCTTCACCTTCGACCCGCAGCTGTTGCGCCAGAGCGGAATGCCGAACGCCGCAATCTTCTTGGTGAATCCGCCGATCAGCGACCCGAGTCACGGAAGCGGGATTCTGTCCGGGGTGTACCTGACACTGATCTCGCCGATCGGACGATTCCTGCTCGCGGAGGCGATCCGTGAGGCCCACACCAAGACCGACGGTTCGCCACGAATCCTTGCGCATCTGGGCAACGTCGTGCGAGACCTGTTCGGTTCCCTCCGGTTCGCCGTCGCCTTCTGCTACGCACGGTTCCTCCGCCGGGGCCGCAAGGCGCCCGGGTTCTTCGTGAAGAGCGCCGACAATCGCTACCTGCTGCAGTACCACGGCGAGCACCTTCCGCACTGGGAGAGCCGGGTCGAGCTGACCGACGAACGAGACGCCCTCGGCATGAGGAGGATTCGCACCAGCATGCACTTCTCCGACGCCGATTACGCAAGCGTGCGCAAGGCCATCGCCGCCATCGATGACCACCTTCGCCGCCACGGCGTGGGATACGTGGAGTGGCTGACCGACGATGTCGAGGCCGCGGTCCGTGCGTACATGAAGAAGCGGACCGGTTACCACCAGGCGGGAACCACCCGGATGTCGACATCGCCGGAAGGCGGCGTCGTAGATCCACACCTGCAAGTCCATGGGGTTCGCGGACTCTACGTCGCGAGCACGTCGGTGTTGCCGACATCGAGCCAGGCCAACCCGACGCTTCTCGGGATCGCGCTGGGCGTGCGGCTCGCGGAGCGTCTGGCGAAAGCCCGAATCACCTGCTCGTCAACGGATTCGAGCTAACCGGGGTCCGGGGATCACGTCGGGACCTGCCACAGCTCGTCGATCAGCGACTTCGTCTGCCGAATGTTCGCGCGGCTGGATGCGCCGAAGACGATCGAATGGATCTGCGGCTGACCGCAGACGTAATCGATGGCCTCGCGGGGCGGGATCGCGCCCGAGGCGAGCACCGACATCGCGATCAGCCGGCAGCGGCGCTCGCGGATTGTCCTCTCGTAGAGCTCGATTCCGCCACACATCCGGAAGCCGATCTTGTTGAAATTGGCGCACACGATCGGATTCTCGATTCCCTGGCCGTCGAGGGCGTCGAGCAGGCGCGGGAGATTCATGGTGATGAACCCCGGCTCGGCACCGTACTTGAGCCTGACGTGGTCGGAGAAAAACCGGAACCCCTCGTCCATGCCCAGGCCGAGAAGCAAGTCGGTGACGACGTTTTGAATGAAGATGACGGGCGTGGACAGTCCGGTGAACATCTTCATCTCGGCGTCGACCAATAGCTGCATGATCGGCTCGATGTCCTTGCCCGCGAGGGCGACACCGCCCTTGAACATCGACTTGACGGCCCCATCGTCGGGCAGGAACCTGCGCAGCGCCTCGAGCATCCCGAACTCGGTCACGGCGTTGGCGTACTTGTGCGCGTACGGCATGCACGGGTAGAAGACGTAGTCGGGGTAGCGGGTCCGGTTGGCGCGGAAATGATCGCAGATTTCGCCGACCCGGTCGTGCGTCGTGCACACGAACGTGCGGATGCCTTCCTGGTACGCGGCGTCCAGCGTCCCCAGCACGGGCGGTAGGTGCTGAAACCGTATCGCCTGGGCGCGCGCTTTCTCCTCGGACATGTGGTTGACGCCGAAGAACTGGTTGTCGCCGAACAGCACACGGTCCATGGTCACGATGCCCTCGGGGACGTGAGTTTCCTGATGCGCGCGACGATCTCGCGGCGCCGCGAGCCGCGCGGGGAGCCATTCGCGGCCGCCTGAGGCAGGGGTGACGCGCCGGCTCCAGCGCCGGTGATCATGTCGACCACACGATCGACGTCGAGCGCCGAGCGAAAAGTGTTCTCGCCGTTCACCCGGTTGTTCTTGATGCTCTGCGCGAAATAGTCGATCTGCGCCGAATACTCTTCACCCCGAAGGTAATACCAGACCTCGTCGGTGAGATCGGTCGTGTACCGGATCGTCCATCCCGCCCCCAGGTCGGGGACCCCGGGGTGCGTCTCGCGGAGATAGATCTGGCATTCCTGCCGATCGGCGACGACGCGGCCGTTGGTTCCCCACACCGAAACCTTCGTCGACATCTTGCGAAAGCTCTCGTCGCTCCAGTTCACGCACAGCTGGCCGCTGGCGCCGTTGCCGTAGCGCATCGTGCAGTAGACCTCGTCGTCGACGTCGCGCGAGAAGACGCTGTGGCGGACGACTCCGTCGACCGCAAGGGGCACGCCGGCGATGAAGTTCATCAAATCGATGGCGTGGCAGGCGTAGTCGTAGAGGGCGCCACCGCCTTCGGCTTTGACGCCGCGCCACGTGCTTCCCTTCTGTCGAAGGACGACGGGGCCGTATGCCTCGGCACGCACGTGGTGTACCTGCCCGAGAGCCCCCGCCGCGACGATTCGTGCCGCCTCTTGGAAGGCGCCGATGAAGCGGCAGTGATAGCCGACCTGCGTGACGAGCCGATTACTCTCGGCGAGCGTCACCAGGCGCTCGCCGTCGCGGACATCGAGGACGAACGGTTTCTCGCAGAAGACGTGTGTGCCTCGGGCAAGGGCCTTTTCGACCATCGGCGCGTGCATCCGCGACGGAACGGCGACGACAACCGCGTCGGCCTTCGTCTGCGCCAGCATCCGATCGAAATCGTCGTAGCAGTCCAGACCGGTGTATTTGGCCAGGATGTCGCGCAGATAGCCGGCGGAGTCACACACGCCGACCACGTCGAGGTCTGGGTGCGTGCGAAGTATTGCGAGGTGCGAAAGACCCATCTTGCCCAGGCCGACTATGGCCGTTCGAATCATGGTCCGCGCCTCTACTCACTCCGAGTGCCGCATCGGCAACGTGTACGGCCCGCCAACAAGGTGGACGTTAGCATCCGGTCAACGCATCATCGCGAAATCCGCTCGATCTGTTTGCCGTCGCAACCCGGGGACGGCCACGATGGGAGTTAGTCTTTGACATCGGGATCGCCGCGCCGCCAGAAGATCGGCGCGCCTCAACCGAGGGGAGACATGGGTCGGCTGCTCCTCATCGCGTCCTCCGGTGGGCACATCTACGAGATGTTCTGCCTGCGCGAGTTCTGGCAGGACAAGGATCGGTTTTGGGTGAGTTTCGGGACCGCCGACGCCCGTTACCTGTTGCGCGACGAGCGCGAGGTGTACTGGGCCGCGCACCCGACGGTCCGTAACGTGCCCAACCTGCTGCGCAATCTGGTGCTGGCCCTACGCCTTTTGATCCGCCACCGCCCCGCCATGATCTTGACGACCGGATCGGGCGTGGCCGCACCCTTCCTGTGGCTGGCCTGGCTGCTGCGGATTCCCACCGTGTTCGTCGAATCCATCACCCGCATC
Coding sequences within it:
- a CDS encoding glycosyltransferase family 4 protein produces the protein MISVTHVGPDMYSIGGTQSVIRVLRDNKIGADDIRVLSTWNGDRHLRNLFLTARAGMSLAWSPRGTIVHFHISNGGAWLREGPLIRLARAKGFRVIATLHGPDFPEFARSRPRFVGATLKRADHVILLSEEARAAVAEVAPTVRTAMVPNPIVVDRGAPGAASTPPVALFAGTVGLRKGVDRLVAAWRLLLAEGIEGRCRIIGPIDDYAPPETERLTVEGPMHPDAVRGLLRSVRVVVLPSSAEGMPMILTEALAGARPFVATPVGGTTEIAPDPGMLVPVGDVPALANAIGRYLRDPELAERDGLRGQAHVAATRSPDVIDAELRRIYLGCDIATG
- a CDS encoding aldo/keto reductase, which codes for MAVSAIGFGCGALMQSPSKKERMAVLAGAVDSGITHFDTARMYGLGMAEAELGAFLRTVDRDSVTIATKFGIDVGGAARRLGRFQAPARALLKKAPALRRIVKRQQAPSAGGRVYDAAVATRSLDESLAALGVDHVDILFVHAPRSQDTVASDELREFFERARQQGKIRAWGVSQDEGLELDFVRAFGPRAVSQLRSDLLEPSPRPADIAFGVLERPHRKLSGALVADPGMASRWREALQADPLAPGALARLILASSVTATGCRAILYSTTRPQRVTEAADAVSSPPDAETVARFLALVKEFRQGAAA
- a CDS encoding GMC oxidoreductase, whose translation is MADFAHGMTIETDVVVVGAGPIGIATALELAGSGVQVVLVESGLERNDRAAQALSRFDSRHDDYFHSRSELTVRRQVGGTSALWGGRCLEFDPIDFEDRPITAQAPWPIGYDDVEPYLQRACDWAVCGRAAFNAREIPEIAERDLVAGLPDGDVRTTELERWALPTRFGRRYRAALRDAPHLTLWTGLTCTEIVTTAAGDAVDHLVVKSLNGGAGRVVATDYVIATGGLEATRLLLASDRHHPGGLGNAGGHLGRWYMAHVEARVARVQFTTDEVIHGYERDGEGVYVRRRFTFDPQLLRQSGMPNAAIFLVNPPISDPSHGSGILSGVYLTLISPIGRFLLAEAIREAHTKTDGSPRILAHLGNVVRDLFGSLRFAVAFCYARFLRRGRKAPGFFVKSADNRYLLQYHGEHLPHWESRVELTDERDALGMRRIRTSMHFSDADYASVRKAIAAIDDHLRRHGVGYVEWLTDDVEAAVRAYMKKRTGYHQAGTTRMSTSPEGGVVDPHLQVHGVRGLYVASTSVLPTSSQANPTLLGIALGVRLAERLAKARITCSSTDSS
- a CDS encoding Gfo/Idh/MocA family protein; this translates as MIRTAIVGLGKMGLSHLAILRTHPDLDVVGVCDSAGYLRDILAKYTGLDCYDDFDRMLAQTKADAVVVAVPSRMHAPMVEKALARGTHVFCEKPFVLDVRDGERLVTLAESNRLVTQVGYHCRFIGAFQEAARIVAAGALGQVHHVRAEAYGPVVLRQKGSTWRGVKAEGGGALYDYACHAIDLMNFIAGVPLAVDGVVRHSVFSRDVDDEVYCTMRYGNGASGQLCVNWSDESFRKMSTKVSVWGTNGRVVADRQECQIYLRETHPGVPDLGAGWTIRYTTDLTDEVWYYLRGEEYSAQIDYFAQSIKNNRVNGENTFRSALDVDRVVDMITGAGAGASPLPQAAANGSPRGSRRREIVARIRKLTSPRAS
- a CDS encoding glycosyltransferase family protein, with protein sequence MGRLLLIASSGGHIYEMFCLREFWQDKDRFWVSFGTADARYLLRDEREVYWAAHPTVRNVPNLLRNLVLALRLLIRHRPAMILTTGSGVAAPFLWLAWLLRIPTVFVESITRITELSLTARMVKPFASRFLVQWPELADRIPRTEYHGRIV